The Henckelia pumila isolate YLH828 chromosome 2, ASM3356847v2, whole genome shotgun sequence genome includes a window with the following:
- the LOC140880791 gene encoding uncharacterized protein → MVDIAMKTIFDDAVGDYFREKKCDYHIIDLHVLDNLSCVRNQGKTKTCMLVAMATCVEMLYRKLCVYGGEGFHLHIDIQEAFENIDKIYEDKIAAGDRLGVGTSLFHFLRYACKKGLVLTTEFRSPVPRDLLAEFSAMAWRIHIPAYSHLDADEAFCVVGHYPVVVCLRVYPSFSVGNEIIYEGPGSLEVEEGLPILHAMVAVGTTSIQRDGHIHRYLILQGSNGKRFRFHGFVLVPFDLPYAFCLPVLTDRQHKKIKKIKPVEFFKFKSPDDSNSDWKASFQVHPEDKLNEKELLLSQRVGFIQNLSTTLLVDWPEGGYLITDSPKPRGEIVVGGPNVTLGYLKNEERSKEVYKVDERGMRWFYTGGIGQFHGDGCLDVVDCKKDIVKLQHGEYVSLGKVEAAVSISPYIDNIMVRANSFHSVYVALVVASQATLEAWVSNQGIVYSNFLDLCEEETLKEVSSSVQKEAKAARLEKFEIPVKIKLLSEA, encoded by the exons ATGGTCGATATAGCGATGAAGACGATTTTCGATGATGCAGTTGGTGATTATTTTAGGGAGAAAAAATGTGACTACCATATAATCGATCTGCATGTATTAGACAATCTATCTTGTGTGCGAAACCAAGGTAAGACAAAGACTTGTATGTTGGTTGCCATGGCTACATGCGTGGAAATGCTTTATAGGAAACTGTGTGTTTACGGTGGGGAAGGGTTTCACCTGCACATAGACATACAAGAAGCATTCGAAAACATAGATAAGATCTATGAGGATAAAATTGCGGCGGGGGACAGACTGGGGGTCGGCACATCACTATTTCACTTTCTTAGATATGCTTGTAAAAAAGGGTTGGTGCTGACCACAGAATTCAGAAGTCCTGTGCCCAGAGATCTTTTGGCAGAATTCTCTGCTATGGCATGGAGGATACATATTCCAGCCTACTCACATCTTGACGCCGACGAAGCTTTCTGTGTCGTTGGGCATTACCCAGTAGTGGTATGCCTTAGGGTTTATCCCTCTTTTTCTGTTGGTAATGAAATCATTTACGAGGGCCCGGGGTCACTCGAAGTAGAAGAGGGACTGCCAATTCTCCATGCGATGGTAGCTGTTGGGACGACCTCCATCCAGAGAGATGGGCACATTCACAGATATTTGATATTGCAAGGTAGTAACGGaaagaggtttagatttcacggATTTGTGCTCGTTCCTTTTGATCTGCCCTATGCATTCTGTTTGCCGGTCCTTACTGATCGACAGCACAAAAAAATCAA GAAGATCAAACCcgttgaatttttcaaattcaaatctccCGACGACTCCAATTCTGACTGGAAAGCCTCGTTCCAGGTTCATCCAGAGGATAAG TTGAACGAGAAGGAATTGCTTCTAAGTCAGAGAGTGGGGTTCATTCAGAACTTATCAACAACACTG ttgGTTGATTGGCCTGAGGGAGGATATTTAATAACCGATTCTCCAAAACCACGGGGAGAAATTGTTGTTGGTGGGCCAAACGTTACACTTGGATACTTAAAAAATGAGGAGAGATCAAAGGAAGTATACAAG GTGGACGAGAGAGGGATGAGGTGGTTCTACACCGGTGGCATTGGTCAATTCCATGGCGATGGTTGCCTTGATGTCGTGGATTGTAAAAAGGACATTGTTAAACTCCAACACGGGGAATATGTTTCCTTAGGGAAG GTCGAAGCTGCTGTGAGTATTAGCCCATATATCGACAACATAATGGTGCGTGCCAACTCTTTCCATAGTGTTTATGTAGCGTTAGTGGTGGCTTCGCAGGCCACTCTGGAAGCCTGGGTTTCGAACCAAGGGATCGTGTATTCTAACTTTTTGGACTTGTGCGAGGAGGAGACTTTGAAGGAAGTCTCCAGTTCAGTACAAAAG GAAGCAAAGGCAGCTCGACTAGAAAAATTCGAGATCCCTGTGAAGATCAAGCTACTTTCTGAAGCATGA